Genomic window (Candidatus Beckwithbacteria bacterium):
AGTGAACATGAAACTGAAATTCCTACTCATTTTCTTTGCCCTCGGTGCTTTATTTGGACTAGGCGTTAGTCCTTGGCTTAATACTAGGCCTCAGCAAGTCCTACTTTCTCCAGTTTCTCAAATTGAAGCGTATTCAGAACCTGAAACTGATACCCAATCTCAAAGCAATGTAACAGAAACAGGAAAAACAATAGATAGCTATTTTGCCTATTTTGATCATGAGCAGAACAAGCTCCTTGCAAGCAATCCTTCTGAAATTCCTCAGGTTTTAGGAGCAGAAACAAGCAGTCATAGTGGTCACAGTACAATTGCTGTTTTTGGTGATTCTATGACTGATACTATGGGAACCAACCTTCCCTATTTGGCTTCTGCTTTAGAAAGCTACTATCCCAACATGGACTTTGATTTATTAAATTATGGCATTGGCTCCCAAAACGTCACGCAAGGCTTAGCTCGTGTAACTCAAAATTATAGCTATCAAGACCGCAACTATCCACCAATCACCCAAGCTAATGCCGATCTTATAATAGTTGAATCATTTGCCTATAATCCTCTGGATGCTTCAGAGATTGGCACCTACCAACAAAATTTAAGCAGTCTTTTATCCCA
Coding sequences:
- a CDS encoding SGNH/GDSL hydrolase family protein produces the protein MKLKFLLIFFALGALFGLGVSPWLNTRPQQVLLSPVSQIEAYSEPETDTQSQSNVTETGKTIDSYFAYFDHEQNKLLASNPSEIPQVLGAETSSHSGHSTIAVFGDSMTDTMGTNLPYLASALESYYPNMDFDLLNYGIGSQNVTQGLARVTQNYSYQDRNYPPITQANADLIIVESFAYNPLDASEIGTYQQNLSSLLSQLKNSNAKVVFLATIAPLKSKFGQGPGGVNWDQDTAWNHATKIQSFLEAGLATASNLGIPTLDLYHATLQDNGEGIASLVSTHDGIHPSVAGHTYIAQQLAAYILKNQLL